In Papaver somniferum cultivar HN1 chromosome 1, ASM357369v1, whole genome shotgun sequence, a genomic segment contains:
- the LOC113296567 gene encoding MADS-box protein JOINTLESS-like, which produces MAREKIQIKKIDNATARQVTFSKRRRGLFKKAEELSILCDADVALLVFSSTGKLFEYSSSSMKGIIERRDLHSKNLQKPNQPASLELQLENSNCARLQKDIAEQRRRLRQMRGEELHGLNIEELQQLEKTLEAGLSRVLETKGERIMKEISSLQRKGMELLEENERLRQQMAEISRGNQRSTVLINSDKEGGQSSESVTNICSSISGPPLEDDSSDTSLKLGLPFPN; this is translated from the exons ATGGCGAGAGAGAAAATACAGATCAAGAAGATAGATAATGCAACAGCAAGACAAGTAACGTTTTCAAAAAGGAGAAGAGGGCTTtttaagaaagctgaagaactctCTATTCTTTGTGATGCTGATGTTgctcttcttgttttctcttcTACTGGTAAACTCTTTGAGTATTCCAGTTCTAG TATGAAGGGTATTATTGAAAGGCGTGATTTGCACTCGAAGAACCTCCAAAAACCTAACCAACCAGCATCCCTAGAGCTTCAG CTAGAAAATAGCAACTGTGCCAGGCTACAGAAGGATATTGCAGAGCAACGTCGTCGATTGAG GCAGATGAGGGGAGAAGAACTGCATGGACTAAATATTGAAGAGTTGCAACAACTAGAGAAAACCCTTGAAGCAGGATTGAGTCGTGTTCTAGAAACTAAG GGAGAAAGGATTATGAAAGAGATTAGTTCTCTCCAAAGAAAG GGAATGGAGTTGTTAGAAGAGAACGAGCGACTAAGACAACAA ATGGCCGAAATTTCGAGAGGAAACCAAAGATCTACTGTACTGATCAACTCCGACAAAGAAGGCGGTCAATCTTCAGAGTCTGTCACCAACATTTGTAGCTCGATTTCTGGCCCTCCTCTAGAAGACGACAGCTCTGATACTTCTCTCAAATTAGG ATTACCATTCCCTAACTAG